In Colletotrichum higginsianum IMI 349063 chromosome 1, whole genome shotgun sequence, the DNA window ACTTATCCATGGCCCATCAGTGCACTGAATCGATATGTCATACATTGGAAGTTTCTTGAGAACCTTAAAATAAGAATTTGGCTATGCGCATGACAGCCAACTCCCCCAGGAAGAAAAGGTAAGTTGAAGCGAGACATCTCATCTAGATCTGACGGGGTCTCTGGCGCCCCCGCGCTGGAACCCTGACATGAGTCGAACCCGCAGGACGCCTTGGCAACGCTGGGCCACAGTGAAGCGTCTTGGCAAGGTCACCTACCTATTTTGAGAACCAGAAAGGTAGATAGAGTGCTGACATGGAAAATCATATAAGCTTCAGCCTTCGTCATCTGCTGGAGTAAACGTTACCCGCGcctcctttctcttcctcctccgaccAAACTTCCCCGCAACTCTCACAACCATGCTGTTCTCACAAAGAAGTGCCTGCGACCGCTGCCGCGCGCTCAAAAGCCGGTGCTCGAGAGAGGCCGGCGCTTCAAAGTGCGAGAGGTGCCAGCGTCTTCAGATCGACTGTTTCTACAGCCCGCCCCGCCGGATGGGCAGGCCGGCCAAGAAGCGGTTGAGCGAGGACGCCGCCCAGCCGGTaccacctccaccacccTCGTTTCGCCGATCTTCGACAATGTCCAGCACAACCATTCAGACAAACCAGTCCGATGTCCTGCCGCCCGGCATCCACGAGGTGGGCGAGTTCCAATACGGTCTGGGCATCGTGCCGGGCCATCCATCCGAGGACGAAGGACATGGGTGGGCCAACGGCTTCGAGGACCCGCTACTCGGGCTCTTGCAAGATCATGACGCAAAGCTCATGCCAACCGAATGGATGGACACCGACTCGCTGAGGCTCTTGGACCGGCATGACGAAGCCCTCGTGACCGGGCCGCATGACATGCCTCTCACCCCGCCGACAACTGTTGGCTCTCTGCCCAACAGCTCCGAGGACTCCTGGATGCCTGGTTGCGATCAAGCACCCGGCATGGGCCACGCCGAATCCCACGCTGGCGACACCCTGCCCTCTTCGCCCGAGGCCAACGCGAAGTCGTCAGAGTCGGCAGTCCAACGTCTGCTTGATCTCCAGTCGCTTCTGTTCGCTAGGCGCATGGCAAAGTCCCAAGACATCAACGGGTTGTCGATGCTCATCAACACAACCGTCCAATCCACCGAGACACTCATCGATGTCGTAGAAAGCTTATCGCCGCTGAGGCAGAGCGTGGAAGGGCGACGATccatctcgccgtcgacatctTGGGGCCCGGTAGCAGATGCtactactaccaccaccaccaccaccaccaccttcgCCGCTAATGGGCATATGAACACTGCATCGAATTCGCAAGAACAACATCAGCATaagcatcagcatcagcgCCAGCAACCGCCCAATCACGCACTTACGATTTCTC includes these proteins:
- a CDS encoding C6 finger domain-containing protein, which gives rise to MLFSQRSACDRCRALKSRCSREAGASKCERCQRLQIDCFYSPPRRMGRPAKKRLSEDAAQPVPPPPPSFRRSSTMSSTTIQTNQSDVLPPGIHEVGEFQYGLGIVPGHPSEDEGHGWANGFEDPLLGLLQDHDAKLMPTEWMDTDSLRLLDRHDEALVTGPHDMPLTPPTTVGSLPNSSEDSWMPGCDQAPGMGHAESHAGDTLPSSPEANAKSSESAVQRLLDLQSLLFARRMAKSQDINGLSMLINTTVQSTETLIDVVESLSPLRQSVEGRRSISPSTSWGPVADATTTTTTTTTTFAANGHMNTASNSQEQHQHKHQHQRQQPPNHALTISLFMTSYLLLLDSYDELLGALKASLQRSRQSQWQSPESDFGLSHPFFNNTPGGTLNNFNLVSPFDLDVNSVVFLLSRMMKRLHKSTESRFAVGSLSTPAAHGKGQMLPVSNTAFSFDYQDAVSQDTDGSLDLSPNGSYSPMAMMGDQVSREVSHRHQIVMESLRVIRWLADEL